CGCCGTGTCGGCGCACACCCAGAGCGGCGACGTCACCGTCCAGACCGCCGCCGGCCACATCGACTTCGGCACCCTCTCGGGCGACGTCATCGCCGATGGCCTCACAGGCGACGTCCACGCGCGGGCCGTGAGCGGCGACATCACGCTCACCGACGTCACCGGTGACGTGAGCGCCGAGACGGTGAGCGGCAACGTGCATCTCAAGAACATCACGTCGCGGAGCGTGAGCGCGCACAGCACGAGCAGCGACGTCAGCTTCGACGGCGCGATCGCGCCCGACGGCCGCTATGAGTTCGGCACCCACTCCGGCGACGTGATGCTCGCCATTCCGGCCAACGCCAGCGCCCAGCTCACCGTGTCCACGTGGAGCGGCTCGATCGACAGCGACTTCCCGATCACGCTCCAGCCCGGCGAGCACGGCATCGGCAGCGCCACCAGCAAGCGCTTCACGTTCAACATCGGCGGCGGTGCGGCGCGCATCAGCGCCGAGTCGTTCAGCGGCGACGTGGTCATCCACCGGCGCGGCAGCCGGTGAACCTGGCCGCGCGCCCCACACTCTCAACGGATCCCTCCATGCGCACACTCCTCGGAATTGCCCTCGTCGCCCTCGGCACGGCCTCGGCCGGCGCGCAGCAGGCCGACTTCCAATGGTCCAAGGCGGAACCCGCCGGTACCGTCGTCTCGGTGCACGACATCAACGGCGACGTGCGGTTCGCGCCGGCCGGCGGCACCACCGTCGAGGTCACCGGCCACCGGCACGGCAACACCGACGACATGTACGTGGCCGTCAAGGAGTACGCGCAGCATGTGGTGGTCTGCGTGCTCTGGAAGGACTCCGACGAATCGTGCGACGAGGACGGCGCCCACATGCACTCGCACCACAGCAACTGGGGCGATCGCGGGACCGTGGACGTGACCGTCAAGCTGCCGGCGTCGATGCTGGCCGACGCCCATTCGGTGAGCGGCGACGTGGCCATCGACGGCGCCCAGGGCGACGTGCGCGCGTCGTCGGTGAGCGGCGACCTGAAACTGCACGATCTCCGCGCTTCGTCGGTGCGCGCCACCTCGGTGAGCGGCGACGTGGACGTGACCATCGCCGCGCTCACCGGCGCCGGCGACCTCTCGTTCCGGAGCGTGAGCGGCGACGTCACCGTGGCCGTGCCCGCCGCGCTCGACGCCGACTTCGCGATGTCCACGGTGAGCGGCGACCTCGACACCGACTTCCCGCTCACGCTCCACGGCCAGGTGGGCCGCCGGAGCATCAACGCCC
This DNA window, taken from Gemmatimonadaceae bacterium, encodes the following:
- a CDS encoding DUF4097 family beta strand repeat-containing protein, with amino-acid sequence MTRSLLLGALLLAAAASPVAGQTARRDDGRWFDRDRSARLDTTVAFRPGGIVALTARQGDIVVRTGTRPEVVVHATSDHGRIRFDASDDRVSVDASDAGGDVRLEITVPAGARVTAQSQSGDIAIRGTGGAVSAHTQSGDVTVQTAAGHIDFGTLSGDVIADGLTGDVHARAVSGDITLTDVTGDVSAETVSGNVHLKNITSRSVSAHSTSSDVSFDGAIAPDGRYEFGTHSGDVMLAIPANASAQLTVSTWSGSIDSDFPITLQPGEHGIGSATSKRFTFNIGGGAARISAESFSGDVVIHRRGSR
- a CDS encoding DUF4097 family beta strand repeat-containing protein — translated: MRTLLGIALVALGTASAGAQQADFQWSKAEPAGTVVSVHDINGDVRFAPAGGTTVEVTGHRHGNTDDMYVAVKEYAQHVVVCVLWKDSDESCDEDGAHMHSHHSNWGDRGTVDVTVKLPASMLADAHSVSGDVAIDGAQGDVRASSVSGDLKLHDLRASSVRATSVSGDVDVTIAALTGAGDLSFRSVSGDVTVAVPAALDADFAMSTVSGDLDTDFPLTLHGQVGRRSINARIGRGGRALSVSTVSGDVRLRTLK